A genomic region of Erythrobacter sp. SCSIO 43205 contains the following coding sequences:
- a CDS encoding phage tail protein: MKKGVLTAGVAALAASFLNMSAPAQAREPFIGEIMQFGGNFCPRGWAKTEGQLLPISQYSALFSLLGTAYGGDGRTTFGLPDLRGRVAVGVGQGPGLSNYRWGEKGGREKVTSPTVGVDGSASADTSATRGGMAEDTRQPYLAITTCIALQGIYPSRS; this comes from the coding sequence ATGAAAAAAGGCGTTCTTACCGCAGGTGTAGCCGCGCTGGCTGCATCGTTTCTCAACATGAGCGCACCCGCTCAGGCCCGCGAACCGTTCATTGGCGAGATTATGCAATTTGGCGGCAATTTCTGCCCGCGTGGCTGGGCCAAGACGGAAGGGCAACTGCTCCCGATCAGTCAGTACAGCGCCCTGTTTTCGCTTTTGGGGACGGCCTATGGCGGCGATGGACGCACCACGTTTGGCCTTCCCGATCTTCGCGGAAGAGTGGCTGTAGGCGTTGGTCAGGGGCCAGGTCTATCGAACTATCGCTGGGGTGAAAAAGGCGGCCGCGAGAAGGTCACTAGTCCGACCGTGGGTGTTGATGGTTCCGCCAGTGCAGACACTTCTGCAACTCGCGGTGGAATGGCCGAAGACACGCGCCAACCCTATCTTGCAATCACTACGTGCATCGCGCTCCAAGGCATTTATCCATCACGCAGTTGA